The proteins below come from a single Polynucleobacter sp. MWH-UH23A genomic window:
- the rfaE1 gene encoding D-glycero-beta-D-manno-heptose-7-phosphate kinase, with amino-acid sequence MEKANREQFSKARLLVVGDVMLDRYWFGDTNRISPEAPVPVVQVGKIDERLGGAANVARNVAALGAKTTILGIVGQDEPGERVINLLQSGGVDSQLEIDAKVPTIVKLRVIARQQQLIRLDFEETPSEKALAHKLERFEKLVGSADVVILSDYGKGALGQVAHMIEQARAQNKMILVDPKGEDYEKYRGATVLTPNRSELRQVVGRWTSEEDLTKRAQDLRKSLNLQALLLTRSEEGMSLYTEAGVSHVKAQAREVFDVSGAGDTVIATLAVALAAGWPLERAMALANRAGGIVVGKLGTATVTSEELQ; translated from the coding sequence ATGGAAAAAGCCAATCGCGAACAATTTTCTAAGGCACGTCTACTAGTAGTAGGGGATGTCATGCTTGATCGTTATTGGTTTGGCGATACCAACCGTATTTCACCCGAGGCGCCTGTACCAGTGGTCCAAGTTGGCAAGATTGATGAGCGCTTAGGAGGCGCTGCGAACGTGGCCCGAAATGTGGCGGCTCTTGGTGCGAAAACAACCATTCTTGGAATAGTGGGTCAGGATGAGCCTGGTGAACGCGTTATCAATTTGCTGCAGTCTGGTGGTGTTGATAGTCAGCTTGAGATTGATGCGAAAGTTCCAACGATTGTGAAGTTGCGTGTGATTGCACGCCAGCAACAATTAATCCGTTTGGATTTTGAAGAGACTCCCAGTGAGAAAGCGCTAGCGCACAAGTTAGAGCGTTTTGAAAAATTAGTTGGCTCTGCTGATGTTGTGATTCTGTCGGATTACGGTAAAGGGGCTTTAGGTCAAGTCGCTCATATGATTGAGCAGGCTAGAGCGCAAAACAAAATGATCTTGGTTGATCCTAAAGGCGAAGATTATGAGAAATATCGTGGCGCCACCGTTTTGACGCCTAATCGCAGCGAACTGCGTCAAGTGGTTGGGCGGTGGACTAGTGAAGAGGATCTCACCAAGAGAGCGCAAGATCTCAGAAAGTCTCTTAACCTTCAGGCGTTATTGCTTACCCGCTCTGAAGAGGGGATGAGTTTATATACCGAGGCAGGTGTCAGTCATGTCAAAGCGCAAGCTAGAGAGGTATTCGATGTATCTGGTGCTGGCGATACGGTAATTGCTACTTTGGCAGTTGCTCTAGCAGCTGGATGGCCATTAGAGCGGGCGATGGCGTTGGCAAATCGCGCTGGTGGAATTGTGGTTGGTAAGCTGGGTACTGCTACCGTTACTTCAGAGGAATTACAGTGA
- the rfaD gene encoding ADP-glyceromanno-heptose 6-epimerase: MTIIVTGAAGFIGANIVQALNVRGEKNIIAVDDLRPADKYRNLADLDIIDYLDKDEFLEAFRNGRFGKVKAVFHEGACSDTMETDGIFMMANNYRYTMDLLDICTAQKVQLLYASSAATYGGSDVFVESREHEKPLNIYGYSKFLFDQVMRKRFAENANTAQVVGFRYFNVYGPRESHKGRMASVAFHQYHQYKANGHVKLFGEYGGYGPGEQSRDFVSVEDVVKVNLFFLDHPEISGIFNLGSGRAQPFNDVAHAVANAMRKLDKAKPASLQELVKERAIEYIPFPGALKGKYQCFTQADLTKLRAAGYTEPFLNVEQGVSRYIEWLEANSDFLANPL, from the coding sequence GTGACTATTATCGTAACTGGCGCCGCAGGATTTATTGGCGCAAATATCGTTCAGGCTTTAAATGTGCGCGGTGAAAAAAATATTATCGCTGTTGACGATCTACGTCCGGCTGATAAATATCGCAATTTAGCCGATCTCGACATTATTGATTACCTAGATAAGGATGAGTTTCTAGAAGCATTTAGAAATGGTCGCTTTGGTAAGGTAAAAGCAGTGTTTCATGAGGGCGCCTGCTCCGATACCATGGAGACTGACGGCATTTTTATGATGGCGAATAACTATCGATACACCATGGATTTGCTAGATATCTGCACTGCTCAAAAGGTTCAGCTCTTGTATGCCTCATCTGCTGCTACTTATGGCGGTTCCGATGTGTTTGTTGAAAGTCGTGAGCATGAGAAGCCTTTGAATATCTATGGCTACTCAAAGTTCTTGTTTGATCAGGTGATGCGCAAGCGTTTTGCTGAAAATGCCAATACTGCACAAGTGGTGGGCTTCCGTTATTTCAACGTATATGGTCCACGCGAATCACATAAAGGTCGCATGGCATCCGTAGCATTCCATCAATATCATCAATACAAAGCAAATGGTCATGTAAAACTATTTGGTGAATATGGTGGTTATGGACCAGGCGAACAAAGTCGTGACTTTGTATCGGTTGAAGATGTCGTTAAAGTGAATCTCTTTTTCTTAGATCACCCAGAAATTAGCGGCATCTTTAATTTAGGTAGCGGTCGTGCGCAGCCATTTAATGATGTTGCTCATGCTGTAGCCAACGCAATGCGCAAACTGGATAAAGCGAAGCCTGCAAGCCTTCAAGAGTTGGTAAAAGAAAGGGCCATTGAATACATTCCATTTCCGGGCGCACTCAAAGGTAAATATCAGTGTTTCACGCAAGCTGATTTAACAAAACTGCGAGCCGCTGGATATACAGAGCCCTTCCTGAATGTGGAGCAGGGTGTCAGCCGTTATATTGAATGGCTAGAAGCAAATTCTGATTTCTTGGCCAACCCACTATAA
- a CDS encoding helix-hairpin-helix domain-containing protein: protein MKNINFGSAKNMMRSVVVSAVLSISGLGLGIGIVGMANASPINVNTATQSELESIKGIGPSKAKTIIAERQDGGHFQDANDLQKRVRGIGMRSVEKMVDNGLTIEAPSSFREPNGRTQKEGGASSRRHSRHQANGRNSSERAAPHRRN, encoded by the coding sequence ATGAAAAACATCAATTTTGGAAGCGCTAAAAATATGATGAGATCTGTTGTGGTCTCAGCAGTACTCTCAATTTCTGGATTGGGCTTGGGTATAGGTATTGTAGGTATGGCAAACGCTTCACCTATTAATGTCAATACTGCTACTCAATCTGAACTAGAAAGCATTAAAGGTATCGGTCCATCTAAGGCAAAAACGATTATTGCGGAGCGTCAAGATGGTGGCCATTTTCAGGATGCTAATGATTTGCAAAAGCGGGTCCGTGGTATTGGTATGAGATCGGTTGAAAAAATGGTGGATAACGGATTAACCATTGAGGCACCAAGCTCTTTTCGGGAGCCCAATGGGCGTACGCAGAAAGAAGGGGGAGCCTCTAGCCGGCGTCATTCGCGTCATCAGGCTAATGGGCGAAATTCATCGGAGCGTGCAGCGCCACATCGCAGAAATTAG
- the cysM gene encoding cysteine synthase CysM → MSRPSYLTISQTVGNTPLVRLQRIPGLENDNRNNVILGKLEGNNPAGSVKDRPALSMIMRAQERGEIKPGDTLIEATSGNTGIALAMTAAMLGYKMILVMPENQSIERRQSMAAYGAELILTAASGGMEFARDYALQLQREGRGRLLDQFANPDNPRAHIETTGPEIWRDTDGQITHFVSAMGTTGTITGVSTFLKSMNPNIQIIGAQPEEGSQIPGIRKWAPEYLPKIYQGERVDRIEYVTQADAEDMARRLAVEEGIFCGISAGGALVVALRIARQVENATIVFIVCDRGDRYLSTGVFPA, encoded by the coding sequence ATGAGTAGACCTTCTTACCTAACCATCTCACAAACAGTAGGCAATACGCCTTTGGTGCGCTTGCAGCGTATTCCAGGATTGGAAAATGACAATCGCAACAATGTCATTCTGGGTAAGTTAGAGGGCAACAATCCAGCCGGGTCGGTTAAGGACCGACCTGCGCTGTCGATGATCATGCGCGCGCAAGAGCGTGGCGAAATTAAACCCGGCGATACCTTAATTGAGGCTACTAGCGGAAACACCGGCATTGCTCTAGCAATGACTGCCGCCATGTTGGGCTACAAAATGATTTTGGTGATGCCGGAAAATCAGAGTATTGAGCGTCGACAAAGTATGGCTGCTTATGGCGCCGAATTAATTTTGACGGCAGCTTCAGGCGGTATGGAGTTTGCAAGGGACTACGCATTGCAATTGCAGCGCGAGGGTCGTGGAAGATTGCTTGATCAATTTGCTAATCCTGATAATCCTAGAGCACACATCGAAACTACAGGGCCTGAGATTTGGCGCGATACCGATGGTCAGATTACTCATTTTGTTTCAGCGATGGGTACTACTGGCACTATTACTGGGGTATCAACTTTTCTAAAGTCCATGAATCCCAATATTCAGATTATTGGTGCGCAACCTGAAGAGGGTTCGCAAATACCAGGTATTCGTAAATGGGCTCCAGAATATCTACCGAAGATTTACCAAGGCGAGCGTGTTGATCGTATCGAATATGTAACGCAAGCAGATGCAGAAGATATGGCAAGACGTTTAGCGGTAGAAGAGGGAATCTTCTGTGGTATCTCTGCGGGTGGCGCTTTGGTTGTTGCTTTGCGCATCGCCCGTCAGGTTGAAAATGCTACGATTGTCTTTATTGTTTGTGATCGCGGGGATCGTTACTTATCTACGGGCGTTTTCCCAGCTTGA
- a CDS encoding lytic murein transglycosylase has protein sequence MSPNSCLRIHFPLLLLALLALGACTSTPPQQSSTQQTIVNQADDAATEARYSQSLNALLNQVSQTQEIPIQTLEMGFIDAKTIPSIRKLVLPPSGTFKKNWLAYRKRFIEPIRLKAGKAFLEENQVFLGQVEQSYGVPAEVIAAIIGIETIYGRQTGNFRVKDVLSTLAFSYPYTPNKTAREQLFKDQLQELILLCWTEAGGQLPAKNTQGINQSRFNSCLNQNSSYAGAIGLPQFMPSSIRSFAIDGDGDGRIDLKQSPKDAIASVANFMKKHGWQTGMPISFPVQESGLSAAKELADGEPQLKHTVAELIQKGILSPQQGDLQRGGVEPQSKGLIVDLPYPGKDGSDQAQYFVGLNNFLTIVQYNRSYFYAQSVAEFAEALGYKNQSAVPVESSQKTNSAKDATDKLKSKSSKKSGAKKKSKAN, from the coding sequence ATGTCCCCAAATTCCTGCTTGCGCATCCACTTCCCACTGCTCTTACTAGCGCTACTCGCTCTTGGGGCCTGCACAAGCACACCCCCACAGCAAAGTAGTACCCAGCAAACCATCGTAAACCAGGCGGATGATGCAGCCACCGAGGCGCGTTATAGCCAAAGCCTGAATGCCCTGCTCAATCAGGTATCCCAAACCCAGGAAATCCCTATTCAGACCCTAGAAATGGGCTTTATAGATGCTAAAACGATTCCCTCGATCCGCAAATTGGTATTACCCCCATCGGGAACCTTCAAGAAGAACTGGTTAGCCTACCGCAAGCGTTTCATTGAGCCAATCCGCCTAAAGGCTGGAAAGGCCTTTTTAGAGGAAAACCAAGTGTTTTTGGGTCAGGTTGAGCAATCCTATGGGGTACCAGCTGAAGTGATTGCCGCCATTATTGGCATTGAAACGATTTATGGTCGGCAAACTGGTAATTTTCGGGTGAAAGACGTTTTATCAACCTTAGCTTTCAGCTATCCGTATACCCCAAACAAAACTGCTCGAGAGCAGCTTTTTAAAGATCAGCTTCAAGAACTTATTTTGTTGTGCTGGACAGAAGCAGGTGGTCAGTTGCCAGCCAAAAATACTCAGGGTATTAATCAAAGTCGTTTTAATTCCTGTCTTAATCAAAATAGCTCTTACGCTGGAGCTATTGGCTTACCTCAGTTCATGCCTAGCAGCATTCGTAGCTTTGCAATCGATGGGGATGGTGATGGTCGCATTGATTTAAAACAGAGTCCGAAAGATGCTATTGCTAGCGTTGCGAACTTCATGAAAAAGCATGGCTGGCAAACAGGAATGCCTATCTCCTTCCCGGTACAAGAAAGCGGTTTAAGTGCCGCCAAGGAATTAGCGGATGGAGAGCCACAACTGAAACACACTGTTGCCGAGTTAATCCAAAAGGGAATTCTTAGTCCACAGCAAGGTGATTTGCAACGTGGTGGTGTGGAGCCCCAGAGCAAAGGGCTCATTGTAGATCTGCCTTATCCAGGTAAAGATGGGTCAGATCAAGCGCAATACTTTGTTGGCCTCAATAATTTTCTGACAATCGTGCAATACAACCGTAGCTATTTCTACGCTCAAAGTGTGGCGGAGTTTGCGGAAGCTTTAGGGTACAAAAACCAAAGTGCTGTACCTGTAGAGTCTTCGCAGAAAACGAATAGCGCTAAAGATGCCACTGATAAACTCAAAAGTAAGAGCAGCAAAAAATCTGGCGCTAAGAAAAAATCAAAAGCAAACTAA
- a CDS encoding histone deacetylase family protein, with product MTTGYITHPDFLKHEMGSHHPECPERIQAINDQMIRSGIDHLLHHLEAPLASEDQLELVHSPDHIAFVKEQAPQSGYAMLDGDTIMNPHTWQAALRAAGAAIAGVDAVMKGEVENVFCAVRPPGHHAEPTRSMGFCLFDNVAIAARYAMEAYGIERVAIIDFDVHHGNGTEAAFFNDPSVLMCSIFQHPFYPYSGLDHANNMVNVPLPAATRGDVVRAVVEERWLPALRNFEPQLIIISAGFDAHREDDLGQMGLVEDDYVWITKRLKEVAHEFANNRIVSCLEGGYNLSALGRSVVAHVKALADI from the coding sequence ATGACAACAGGATACATAACTCATCCCGATTTTCTGAAACACGAGATGGGCAGTCATCACCCAGAATGCCCAGAGCGTATTCAGGCAATTAACGATCAGATGATTCGTAGTGGTATCGATCACCTCCTGCATCACTTGGAAGCGCCGTTGGCTAGTGAAGATCAGCTCGAATTGGTGCATAGCCCAGACCATATTGCTTTTGTAAAAGAGCAGGCGCCACAGAGTGGGTATGCGATGCTCGATGGCGACACCATTATGAATCCGCATACTTGGCAAGCGGCTCTAAGAGCAGCAGGTGCTGCAATTGCAGGGGTTGATGCCGTAATGAAGGGTGAAGTTGAAAATGTATTTTGCGCTGTAAGACCTCCAGGTCATCACGCTGAGCCAACTCGCTCTATGGGTTTTTGTCTCTTTGATAATGTTGCCATTGCTGCACGTTATGCGATGGAGGCTTATGGAATTGAACGTGTAGCGATTATTGATTTTGATGTGCACCATGGCAATGGTACGGAAGCAGCATTCTTTAATGACCCTAGCGTATTAATGTGCAGCATTTTTCAGCATCCGTTTTACCCCTACAGTGGTCTAGATCATGCGAATAACATGGTCAACGTACCCCTGCCTGCCGCCACTCGTGGCGATGTGGTGCGTGCGGTAGTAGAGGAAAGGTGGTTGCCAGCATTACGTAATTTTGAGCCACAGTTAATCATTATTTCTGCGGGATTTGATGCGCATCGTGAAGATGATTTGGGTCAGATGGGATTAGTAGAGGATGATTATGTGTGGATCACTAAACGCTTAAAAGAGGTAGCACATGAGTTCGCCAACAATCGCATTGTCAGTTGCCTTGAGGGTGGTTACAACCTATCCGCCTTGGGTCGTAGCGTCGTTGCGCATGTGAAAGCCTTAGCTGATATTTAA
- a CDS encoding acyl-CoA synthetase gives MANIYEQGLERNSANYTPITPLLFLERSAEIYPKKVAIVHGKLRQTWAQTYDRCRRLASALQKHGIGLGDTVAVMLPNTPPMVEAHFGIPMAGAVLNALNTRLDPESVAFMLNHGEAKVVIVDPEFSGVMKKALEIAKKDSGRDFLVIDVEEKEFDVPGEKLGKLTYEQLLAEGDPQFAWQVPADEWQAICLNYTSGTTGNPKGVVYHHRGAAINAVSNVLDWDINKHPVYLWTLPMFHCNGWCFPWTIAARAGINVCLRRVDAQHIFAAIKEHGVTHYCAAPIVHNLLVNAPDELKAGVPAGVKGLIAGAAPPASIIEGMEKLGFDLTHVYGLTEVYGPAAVCVKQDEWNDMDIGERARLNARQGVRYHMQQAIDVLDPETMQPVPADGETMGEIMFKGNIAMKGYLKNEEATKEAFEGGWFHSGDLAVKNPDGYVKIKDRSKDIIISGGENISSIEVEDVLYRHPAVIAAAVVAKPDPKWGETPCAFLEVKPGVEVTPADIIAHCKKHLAGFKVPKAIVFGELPKTSTGKIQKFELRKQAGSAAAIDV, from the coding sequence ATGGCAAATATTTATGAACAGGGTCTAGAGCGTAATTCTGCGAATTACACCCCGATTACTCCACTGTTGTTCTTAGAAAGATCGGCGGAGATTTATCCTAAAAAAGTAGCCATCGTGCATGGCAAGTTACGTCAGACTTGGGCCCAGACCTATGATCGTTGTCGTCGCTTGGCAAGCGCCTTGCAAAAGCATGGGATCGGCCTTGGCGATACCGTTGCCGTTATGCTTCCTAATACGCCTCCTATGGTGGAGGCACACTTTGGCATTCCGATGGCTGGTGCGGTGTTAAATGCCTTGAACACCCGCTTAGACCCAGAGTCTGTTGCCTTCATGCTCAATCACGGCGAAGCCAAGGTAGTAATCGTTGATCCAGAATTTTCTGGTGTCATGAAAAAAGCACTTGAGATTGCCAAGAAAGATAGTGGCCGTGATTTCTTGGTCATTGATGTGGAAGAAAAAGAATTTGATGTGCCAGGTGAGAAGTTGGGCAAGTTAACTTATGAACAGTTACTGGCCGAAGGCGATCCACAATTTGCATGGCAAGTTCCTGCAGATGAATGGCAAGCGATTTGCTTAAATTACACTTCTGGCACTACCGGTAATCCAAAGGGTGTGGTGTATCACCACCGTGGCGCAGCGATTAATGCTGTATCCAATGTTCTAGACTGGGATATCAACAAACATCCAGTGTATTTGTGGACACTACCAATGTTCCATTGCAATGGTTGGTGTTTCCCATGGACGATTGCGGCGCGTGCGGGTATTAACGTCTGTTTACGTCGTGTAGATGCGCAACATATTTTTGCCGCTATTAAAGAGCACGGTGTGACGCACTACTGTGCGGCGCCGATTGTGCATAACTTGCTGGTGAATGCCCCAGACGAACTCAAGGCAGGTGTGCCTGCGGGCGTCAAGGGTTTGATTGCAGGGGCCGCACCTCCCGCATCCATTATTGAGGGTATGGAAAAGTTGGGCTTCGATTTAACCCACGTATATGGCTTAACAGAAGTGTATGGTCCGGCTGCAGTTTGTGTGAAGCAAGATGAGTGGAATGACATGGATATTGGTGAGCGTGCTCGTTTGAATGCGCGTCAAGGCGTGCGTTATCACATGCAACAAGCGATTGATGTATTAGATCCAGAAACAATGCAACCTGTTCCTGCCGATGGTGAAACCATGGGCGAGATTATGTTCAAAGGCAATATTGCCATGAAGGGCTATCTTAAGAATGAAGAAGCCACCAAAGAAGCGTTTGAAGGTGGGTGGTTCCATTCAGGGGATTTGGCGGTGAAGAACCCAGATGGTTACGTCAAGATTAAAGACCGCAGCAAAGACATCATTATTTCTGGTGGCGAGAATATTTCTTCGATTGAGGTGGAAGATGTTCTTTATCGTCACCCAGCAGTGATCGCTGCGGCGGTAGTGGCTAAGCCAGATCCTAAGTGGGGTGAGACGCCCTGCGCTTTCTTGGAAGTCAAGCCTGGTGTTGAGGTAACACCTGCTGACATCATTGCCCACTGCAAAAAACATTTAGCTGGCTTTAAGGTTCCCAAGGCGATTGTGTTCGGGGAGCTGCCAAAGACATCAACAGGAAAAATTCAGAAGTTTGAATTGCGCAAGCAAGCTGGTTCTGCGGCTGCAATTGATGTCTAG
- a CDS encoding electron transfer flavoprotein subunit beta/FixA family protein, with protein sequence MKILVAVKRVVDYNVKVRVKSDNSGVDIANVKMSMNPFDEIAVEEAVRIKEAGVATEVVVVSAGVTQCQETLRTALAIGADRAILVETDAELQPLAVAKILKALSEKEQAQIIILGKQAIDDDSNQTGQMLASLMDIPQATFASKVVVADGKATVTREVDGGLETIALSLPAVITTDLRLNEPRYVTLPNIMKAKKKTIDTITPDSLGVDIAPRLKTLKVEEPPKRSAGVMVADVAALVEKLKNEAKVI encoded by the coding sequence ATGAAAATCTTAGTAGCTGTAAAGCGTGTAGTGGATTACAACGTCAAAGTACGTGTGAAATCCGATAACTCCGGTGTGGACATTGCCAACGTCAAAATGAGTATGAACCCTTTTGATGAGATTGCGGTGGAAGAAGCTGTCAGAATCAAAGAAGCGGGCGTAGCAACTGAGGTAGTGGTAGTTTCTGCGGGTGTTACGCAGTGCCAAGAGACTCTCCGTACCGCTCTAGCGATTGGAGCTGATCGCGCTATTTTGGTTGAAACCGATGCAGAGTTGCAGCCTTTGGCGGTAGCTAAGATTCTCAAAGCTCTCTCCGAAAAAGAGCAGGCTCAAATCATTATTTTGGGTAAACAAGCAATTGATGACGATAGTAATCAAACTGGTCAGATGCTAGCAAGCCTCATGGATATTCCGCAAGCGACATTTGCCTCTAAGGTGGTAGTTGCAGATGGTAAAGCGACTGTGACTCGTGAAGTTGATGGTGGCTTAGAAACGATTGCACTCTCATTGCCAGCAGTCATTACTACTGACCTACGTTTGAATGAGCCACGTTATGTGACATTACCAAACATCATGAAGGCCAAGAAAAAGACTATTGACACAATTACCCCAGATAGCTTGGGTGTTGATATTGCTCCGCGTCTGAAAACTCTCAAAGTAGAAGAGCCACCTAAGCGTAGCGCCGGCGTCATGGTTGCTGATGTGGCGGCTCTTGTTGAAAAACTTAAAAATGAAGCGAAGGTGATTTAA
- a CDS encoding electron transfer flavoprotein subunit alpha/FixB family protein translates to MAALVIAEHDNQSLKAATLNAVAAALQCSPEVDVLVAGSSADAAAASAAQIAGVRKVIQIDAANLADQLAEPLAAQILSVAKNYSHVLAPATANGKNVLPRVAAKLDVAQLSDITKVVSPDTFERPIYAGNAIATVQSADPIKVITVRTTSFDPVAATGGSAAVEKVTAADSQSSSSFVGRELTKSDRPELTAAKIIVSGGRGLGSGEKYQELVVPLADKLGAALGASRAAVDAGYVPNDYQVGQTGKIVAPQLYVAVGISGAIQHLAGMKDSKVIVAINKDPEAPIFGVADYGLVADLFTAVPELTKALS, encoded by the coding sequence ATGGCCGCACTCGTTATTGCTGAACACGACAATCAATCCTTAAAAGCTGCGACTTTAAATGCGGTAGCTGCCGCCTTGCAGTGCTCTCCAGAAGTGGATGTGCTTGTTGCTGGTAGCAGCGCCGATGCTGCTGCGGCCTCTGCAGCACAAATTGCTGGTGTGCGTAAAGTCATTCAAATCGACGCTGCCAATCTAGCTGATCAATTGGCCGAACCTTTAGCTGCGCAGATTCTTTCTGTAGCAAAAAACTATAGCCACGTATTAGCTCCTGCAACCGCTAATGGTAAGAATGTATTGCCACGTGTTGCTGCTAAGTTAGATGTTGCTCAGTTATCTGACATTACTAAAGTGGTTTCACCTGATACATTTGAGCGTCCAATTTACGCGGGTAACGCGATTGCGACAGTGCAAAGTGCAGACCCTATCAAAGTGATTACTGTGCGTACCACTAGCTTTGATCCGGTTGCTGCTACAGGTGGATCTGCCGCCGTTGAAAAAGTAACAGCGGCTGACAGTCAATCTTCCTCATCTTTTGTAGGTCGTGAGCTCACTAAGTCTGATCGCCCTGAATTGACTGCTGCCAAGATCATTGTGTCTGGCGGTCGCGGCCTAGGTTCTGGAGAGAAGTATCAAGAGCTCGTTGTGCCTTTGGCTGATAAGTTAGGTGCCGCTTTGGGTGCTTCGCGCGCTGCAGTTGATGCGGGTTATGTACCCAATGATTATCAAGTGGGTCAAACTGGCAAGATCGTTGCACCACAGTTGTATGTAGCCGTTGGTATCTCTGGTGCAATTCAGCACTTGGCTGGTATGAAGGACTCCAAAGTGATTGTTGCCATTAATAAAGACCCAGAAGCACCAATCTTTGGTGTGGCCGATTATGGTTTGGTGGCTGATCTCTTTACTGCTGTGCCTGAACTGACAAAGGCGCTTTCGTAA
- a CDS encoding acyl-CoA dehydrogenase — protein sequence MPYVAPVKDMLFVMNELAGLSEVVAYPSYAEAGADVDLAPAILEESAKFNQDVVAPLNWPGDQNPSSLKDGVVTTTPGFKDAFEQFAAAGWQGVVHPAEFGGQGLPKLIATACFEMVHSASLSFALCPMLTDGAIEALLTAASPELQERYVPNMISGEWTGSMCLTEPQAGSDLSMVRARAVLEGDGTYKIFGTKIFITYGEHDMAKNIIHLVLARTPDAPEGVKGISLFVVPKFLVKPDGSLGERNDVHCVSIEHKLGIKASPTAVLQFGDHGGAVGYLVGEENRGLEYMFVMMNAARFAVGMQGIAVAERAYQKAVQYAKDRVQSRDLAGSPGPVAIIHQPDVKRMLMTMRTYTEASRALAYYAAAAYDAQHAAPDNAVRKSNQALYEFLVPIVKGFSTEMSIEVASLGVQVHGGMGFIEETGAAQHYRDARILTIYEGTTAIQANDLIGRKTVRDGGATAKAFSEKIAETEKELAASGSADAKAALKQLSIGRAAFDEAVAYILTNAKTNTKAVYAGSCAYLRLAGLVLGGWQMARGLLAAERLRDSDPAFYNTKIATARFFMENLLPQAQGLATSIVEGGYSANALEVEQF from the coding sequence ATGCCATATGTAGCCCCTGTAAAAGATATGTTGTTTGTGATGAACGAATTGGCGGGGCTATCTGAAGTTGTGGCTTACCCATCCTATGCAGAGGCAGGTGCTGATGTTGATTTAGCGCCAGCAATTTTGGAAGAATCGGCAAAGTTCAACCAAGATGTTGTTGCGCCACTCAATTGGCCTGGTGATCAAAACCCTAGCTCTTTAAAAGATGGTGTTGTAACTACAACACCTGGCTTTAAGGATGCATTCGAGCAATTTGCAGCCGCAGGTTGGCAGGGTGTGGTTCACCCTGCTGAGTTTGGTGGCCAAGGATTACCAAAGTTGATTGCAACCGCCTGCTTTGAAATGGTTCACTCAGCAAGCTTATCCTTTGCCTTGTGCCCTATGTTGACTGATGGCGCGATTGAGGCCTTGTTGACTGCTGCTAGCCCTGAGCTTCAAGAACGTTATGTGCCTAATATGATCTCGGGCGAGTGGACTGGCTCTATGTGTCTCACAGAACCACAAGCAGGATCTGATTTATCAATGGTTCGTGCGCGTGCCGTACTAGAGGGTGATGGTACCTATAAGATTTTTGGTACTAAGATCTTTATCACCTATGGTGAGCACGATATGGCCAAGAATATTATTCACTTGGTATTAGCGAGAACGCCAGATGCGCCTGAGGGTGTCAAGGGAATTTCACTCTTTGTTGTGCCTAAGTTCTTAGTTAAACCAGATGGTTCTTTGGGTGAGCGCAATGATGTTCATTGTGTTTCGATCGAGCACAAACTAGGAATTAAAGCCAGCCCAACAGCAGTATTGCAATTTGGTGATCACGGCGGCGCCGTTGGTTATCTAGTTGGTGAAGAGAATCGTGGCCTGGAATACATGTTCGTCATGATGAATGCCGCTCGCTTCGCAGTTGGTATGCAGGGTATTGCAGTGGCTGAACGTGCTTATCAAAAGGCGGTGCAATATGCTAAAGATCGTGTACAAAGTCGTGATCTAGCGGGGTCTCCTGGTCCCGTGGCAATTATTCATCAGCCTGATGTGAAGCGGATGTTGATGACGATGCGCACGTATACAGAGGCTTCTCGTGCGTTAGCTTATTACGCTGCAGCTGCGTATGATGCGCAACACGCTGCGCCTGATAATGCCGTACGCAAATCAAATCAAGCTTTATATGAATTCTTAGTGCCGATTGTTAAAGGCTTCTCAACCGAGATGTCGATTGAAGTTGCTAGCTTGGGTGTTCAGGTGCATGGAGGTATGGGCTTCATCGAAGAGACTGGTGCTGCACAACACTATCGCGATGCTCGTATCTTGACAATTTACGAAGGCACGACTGCGATTCAGGCGAATGATTTAATTGGTCGCAAAACCGTGCGCGATGGCGGAGCTACTGCCAAAGCATTCTCAGAAAAAATTGCGGAAACAGAAAAAGAATTAGCCGCTAGTGGCAGCGCAGATGCAAAAGCAGCCCTAAAGCAACTATCAATTGGCCGTGCTGCATTCGATGAAGCGGTTGCTTATATCCTGACTAATGCAAAAACAAATACTAAGGCAGTATATGCGGGTAGTTGTGCTTATTTGCGTTTAGCTGGCTTGGTGCTTGGTGGTTGGCAAATGGCTCGTGGCTTATTGGCTGCCGAACGTTTGCGTGACAGCGATCCTGCTTTCTACAATACGAAGATCGCTACTGCTCGTTTCTTTATGGAGAACTTGTTGCCTCAAGCTCAGGGTCTTGCAACATCCATAGTTGAAGGCGGTTATTCTGCAAACGCTTTGGAAGTAGAACAGTTCTAA